The DNA window TCTTGTCCTCATAGGAAATGGTAGATGGCTGTCGAAGAACGGCAGAAAAAACCAAAGCTTCTCTCACAGTTGCGGTATCTTCGTGGACATCCATCTGCTCGCAATAGCCAGTTGTTCTTTGGAAGCTGATCCCCTGTGGTCGGCCGTCAATGAGGATTGAGCCATAGATCTCTCCGCTATCTTTCCGTTGGGCGAGGACATCTAAAAGCCTGCAGATACGTACTAAgcattgatgaagagacgGCCAGGGGTCGATTTCGCACCTACGTTGTTTTCCCTGCTCCCGAGGCTCCCATCAACGCCACGAGGCTTCCCGGCTTAACGAAGCCAAACACTTTGTTCAGCAACTGCTTCTTTTCACCGTGGAAAGGGACGTGATAATCGAGGTTGCTCCATGAAAAGGTCGAATGCTTCACAGATCCAGACAGTGCCATTGAGTCTCCCTTTTTCTGAGCAGACTGCTCGCTGCTTTCGTTGCGACAGAGGCTCTTTTTACTCCCGCGCTTGTAGAGCAGAACTGACGATCCACTTTGGCTGTTTCGCAGTTCGAATCCAACAGCAGTCAAGAAAATGAAGAAAGCCCAAAATCCCACGATAATGCCAAAGCTCCTCCATATATGATGAACAGAGTAGTTGTATTGCTCGTGGATGTATGTCGCTCCATCAATGGTTCCGTTCTCGTCGCTGCCCGGGACTGAACATCCCCGATAAGGAGATGCATCACTTGAATATGAGGTCCCATATGGGATGTAATCCGGCTGAACGCATTTCAGCTGCCGCCCGACGAACTCATTGGCCATGAGTGCTTCAAACGCGTAGGCGCCTGGATTAAGATAGAATATCCACCGAAACCAGACATGCATCTTGTGAAAAGGAATAAGATATCCTTGCAACCTATTTTTCAGTACTTTTTCCCCCAATAGTTCTTTCAATTCACTTACCTCCGTACACAAAGAAAATGGTGGACAGCAACCCCGAAATTTTTGAGGCATTGCCAAACTTTTTGCACACCGCGCCGACGGAGCGGAATAGCTGGATGAAGCACAGAGTCTGGGCAATAACGATAATCCAAAAAGTAAAAAAGCGACCGGTATCCATTTGGAGTGCTGCCATAAAATATAAGATGAGAGAGAAACAGGTAACCTGAATTACCACCACAGGAATGTCGGTGATGGCATTTGCGATGCAATAGGCTGTGGGACGGTAGAAGCCAAAGCGTTTCTGGCGAGAGAGAATCGGACGGCCCATAAATGATGCGGTGGTCTCGGACATGGACTCGAGGAGGAAATAAAGGACCGGGAAAAAAAGCACACCAGGGCGCATGAAAATGGAAGAGCTGTCTTCGGGGAGATTATAGAACAGACTACCGCACACCAGAGCTTGAATGGTCGCAGAGGAGACTTTAATGACCAGGGAAAATTTGTCTCCCCACATTATCTGGAACTGTCGCAGAGTACAGGCCCCAATTTGGTCCCATATTGTGGCTGTGTAAACGCTTTGCTGGCGAGGAACATGCTGCTTCCGTTTCTCACTTGCCACTGCCATCATCATGTCCTCCGCCTCGTAGCCCAATTTCTCGGGTGGCTTCATGGAGCTTAGTTGTTCTTGAAAGATGGAGCTTTCGATATACTGAGATTCGAACTCCTCCGGTGTGCTGGGGACTgtgtcttctcttccaggcTGAATGATGCGTTCGGTGGTGACCGTGACCGAGGTAAGAAAATCGGCAATATTGGCGCCTTGGGGACAAATGAACCCCAGGTCTTCAAAGTATTTCCGCGCAAGATTTCGAGCTCCATAGTACGTCACGCGTCCTTCAGCCAGCACCAGAATCTTGTCGAATTCGTCGTAGATACTGTTTCCCGCTTGATACATTGTCGCGAGTATTGTTTTCTGGTTCTCATCTGCTTCGCGCCGTAACATTCGCGCAAATTCCACCGCGGATTTGGAGTCGAGACCCCGGATCGGATTGTCCCACATCTGAATTGGACTCTTTTGGATGGTGTATCAGCCATCTGTTCTCTGCACAAAGTCTTACATTTGAACGAGTCATACCTGGCCCGCCATAACTTCGGCCAACGAAACTCTTTTCCGTTCCCCTCCGGACACCCCTCGAATGAATTCGTTTCCGACCAAAGTTTTCTTGGTATGTTCGATACCCAAAGACTGCAGGATGTCAGTCCTCGTCTCCTGCACAAATCGCTCCCGCTTTTCCATGTGCTCAGGGCGCTCATTAGGAACTTTGTTGCGAAGCGCGAACTTCATCGTACGGTTCACGGTTAAGGTTGGGAAATGTAAATC is part of the Penicillium psychrofluorescens genome assembly, chromosome: 4 genome and encodes:
- a CDS encoding uncharacterized protein (ID:PFLUO_005820-T1.cds;~source:funannotate); translated protein: MSHKEAQRIRQQIMFNNEGIRNQPGQYDLHFPTLTVNRTMKFALRNKVPNERPEHMEKRERFVQETRTDILQSLGIEHTKKTLVGNEFIRGVSGGERKRVSLAEVMAGQSPIQMWDNPIRGLDSKSAVEFARMLRREADENQKTILATMYQAGNSIYDEFDKILVLAEGRVTYYGARNLARKYFEDLGFICPQGANIADFLTSVTVTTERIIQPGREDTVPSTPEEFESQYIESSIFQEQLSSMKPPEKLGYEAEDMMMAVASEKRKQHVPRQQSVYTATIWDQIGACTLRQFQIMWGDKFSLVIKVSSATIQALVCGSLFYNLPEDSSSIFMRPGVLFFPVLYFLLESMSETTASFMGRPILSRQKRFGFYRPTAYCIANAITDIPVVVIQVTCFSLILYFMAALQMDTGRFFTFWIIVIAQTLCFIQLFRSVGAVCKKFGNASKISGLLSTIFFVYGGAYAFEALMANEFVGRQLKCVQPDYIPYGTSYSSDASPYRGCSVPGSDENGTIDGATYIHEQYNYSVHHIWRSFGIIVGFWAFFIFLTAVGFELRNSQSGSSVLLYKRGSKKSLCRNESSEQSAQKKGDSMALSGSVKHSTFSWSNLDYHVPFHGEKKQLLNKVFGFVKPGSLVALMGASGAGKTTLLDVLAQRKDSGEIYGSILIDGRPQGISFQRTTGYCEQMDVHEDTATVREALVFSAVLRQPSTISYEDKISYVDHIIELLELSSISDALIGVPGAGLSIEQRKRVTLGVELVAKPTLLFLDEPTSGLDGQSAYNIVRFLRKLVDGGQAVLCTIHQPSAVLFNAFDGLLLLAKGGNMTYFGETGKDSHKILDYFARHGAPCPQDINPAEHIIDVVQGKASGQIDWVETWIQSEDRKMALAELESLNETSRLDPSYVEDTADYVTSHWFQFVTVSKRLTVQIWRSPDYMWNKIILHIFAALFSGFTFWKIGDGTFSLQLRLFAIFNFIFVAPGCINQMQPFFLHNRDIFETREKKSKTYHWIAFIGAQTVTEIPYLIVCATLYFLCWYFTAGFPNLSSISGHVYLQMILYELLYTSIGQAIAAYAPNEYFAAVMNPVLIGAGLISFCGVVVPYTQMQPFWRYWIYYLDPFTYLVGGLLGEVLWDVPVTCEPSEYVHFNAPSGQTCGDYMAEFLASQAGYLLDANSTRTCSFCQYSTGADYAQTFNLKEKYYSWRDTGITALFCVSSYALVFLMMKLRSKKTKSARSE